A region from the Maniola jurtina chromosome 20, ilManJurt1.1, whole genome shotgun sequence genome encodes:
- the LOC123875838 gene encoding uncharacterized protein LOC123875838: MRAQLRCHNNPGSKLAGDEENRRGILRRPLQEPAEDSGIDSDEEAQLLRAQVDFEVLQLNETGSSDEELVLRSPRPKWAKRRYEDQVLNESGSSDGELILRSPKPKWSKRKYNDPMENMEEGQLDRELLIPMVVWQRPRLDDSDTMMPGSPDRSSPPLYEVELTASDEDDDGSVLELVIPLQSSRYNRVNNSTPTTAYIVASLFCSMFCCFRD, from the exons ATGCGCGCGCAGCTTCGTTGCCATAACAACCCGG GATCCAAGCTGGCGGGTGATGAAGAAAACCGGCGCGGGATCCTGCGTCGACCTTTGCAGGAGCCTGCTGAAGACAGCGGCATCGATAGCGATGAGGAGGCGCAGCTTTTGAGGGCGCAAGTGGACTTTGAAGTCCTGCAA TTGAATGAGACTGGGAGTAGTGATGAGGAGCTGGTTTTGAGATCGCCGAGACCGAAGTGGGCTAAAAGGCGATACGAAGATCAAGTG CTGAACGAGTCCGGCAGCAGTGATGGAGAGCTGATATTAAGGTCGCCAAAGCCAAAGTGGTCGAAGAGGAAATACAACGATCCAATG gAAAACATGGAGGAAGGACAGCTTGATCGAGAGCTTTTAATACCAATGGTGGTATGGCAGCGGCCACGGCTAGACGACAGTGACACTATGATGCCAGGGAGCCCCGATCGCTCTTCCCCACCGTTATATGAAGTGGAGCTCACAGCCTCTGACGAGGACGACGATGGCTCTGTATTGGAACTGGTCATACCACTGCAGTCCTCCAGATACAATAGGGTCAATAACTCGACGCCTACAACGGCCTATATAGTTGCTAGTCTCTTTTGCAGCATGTTCTGCTGTTTCCGTGATTAA